From Rutidosis leptorrhynchoides isolate AG116_Rl617_1_P2 chromosome 3, CSIRO_AGI_Rlap_v1, whole genome shotgun sequence, a single genomic window includes:
- the LOC139900907 gene encoding uncharacterized protein has protein sequence MCNEAFLASYPQASGIFLPYLVDHSPSILVIPNGVKRKKRAFRFINHLTGKLEFLNTVTQVVSKLKILKKDLNKLNRANGTVFTKLKGLRDKLKQCQVAVDSDPHNVVLMNNATNTLLGYEAAKHDELVLLQQKVKIQWLIEGDKNTKFFHSVLKSRIKKSMVDNICDENGSRFSGDQLRLLMRKKDAMFDIVDNKASGPDGYSSLFFKKACNIVGPDVCVAVKEFFKTENY, from the exons ATGTGTAATGAGGCATTCTTGGCAAGCTACCCTCAAGCTAGTGGTATTTTCCTTCCTTATCTTGTAGATCATAGTCCTTCTATTTTAGTTATTCCTAATGGTGTTAAGAGAAAGAAGAGAGCTTTTAGGTTTATTAATCACCTTACTGGTAAATTAGAGTTCTTAAATACTGTGACTCAA GTGGTTTCTAAACTTAAAATTTTAAAGAAGGATTTGAATAAGCTGAATAGGGCTAATGGTACTGTTTTCACTAAATTAAAAGGGTTGAGGGATAAACTTAAACAATGTCAAGTTGCTGTTGATTCAGACCCTCATAATGTGGTTTTAATGAATAATGCTACTAATACCCTTTTGGGGTATGAAGCTGCTAAACATGATGAGTTGGTTTTGCTTCAACAAAAAGTTAAAATTCAATGGTTAATAGAAGGGGATAAGAACACAAAGTTTTTTCATAGTGTGTTAAAAAGTAGAATTAAGAAGAGTATGGTTGATAATATATGTGATGAAAATGGCTCTAGATTTAGTGGGGATCAA cttaggttactaatgaggaaaaAAGATGCAATGTTTGATATAGTGGATAATAAGGCATCAGGTCCTGATGGTTACTCTTCACTCTTCTTTAAGAAAGCATGCAATATTGTGGGCCCTGATGTGTGTGTTGCTGTCAAAGAATTTTTTAAAACGGAAAACTATTAG